In one window of Henckelia pumila isolate YLH828 chromosome 1, ASM3356847v2, whole genome shotgun sequence DNA:
- the LOC140875270 gene encoding heavy metal-associated isoprenylated plant protein 21-like, translating into MGFLDHISDMFEVTSIRKSKRKPMRTVEIKVKMDCEGCERRVKNAVSSMKGARSVDVSRKESKVTVSGHVDPKKVLKKIRSTGKAAEMWPYVKYDLAYYPYAPGAYDKKAPPGYVRNVVQAFPSPNAPEEKYSALFSDENVEACSIM; encoded by the exons ATGGGTTTTCTGGATCATATCTCCGATATGTTCGAAGTTACAAGCATCAGAAAGAGCAAACGCAAGCCAATGAGG ACGGTGGAAATAAAGGTGAAAATGGACTGTGAAGGATGCGAAAGGCGGGTTAAAAACGCAGTTTCCTCCATGAAAG GTGCTAGATCAGTAGATGTGAGCAGGAAAGAAAGTAAAGTGACGGTGAGCGGACACGTGGATCCGAAGAAGGTGTTGAAAAAAATAAGGAGCACGGGCAAGGCGGCGGAGATGTGGCCGTACGTGAAATACGATCTGGCGTATTACCCTTATGCCCCCGGAGCCTACGACAAGAAGGCGCCTCCCGGCTACGTGCGAAACGTGGTTCAAGCCTTTCCCAGCCCCAATGCCCCCGAAGAGAAGTATTCTGCCCTTTTCAGTGATGAAAATGTCGAGGCCTGCTCCATCATGTGA